One genomic segment of Labeo rohita strain BAU-BD-2019 chromosome 14, IGBB_LRoh.1.0, whole genome shotgun sequence includes these proteins:
- the kdm3b gene encoding lysine-specific demethylase 3B isoform X5: MGDSLGLIGKRLLLLLNDGGSAAAAAGGEMEQAAWLRGTVRAVSVIGLASPGVEVFVEFDDSPWRQRSWVQVYGDEVRAVLMESAIVWANCSDPSLSATQWPALMFKPLVDRVGLGPLVPVEFFGARSLTFLPNGSSLHTFETEKDFRHSLLQEQPALQAAISSWHSDSELQEILRKGSYTIQGRRVQVYQPEFGEPWALGLVSQHDPVSHIMEITMDQVRVKGEETQVVDPRVIHVMLAVEQLEESPDRRKKEGDGGKGEGSRRRRTASEGDEDVTLKRFKGAGEGVSDSQNGNGSNKDAEAMQEHSHIRSTGFVKENGSFVPNQERISSSVSAVLPASTPTPPPLKPAPSPFSNTFPSLGQMPSLVPGAPAPKSSPTLPAAEREEGGVLSGYPKTAALVSPGPVTISSPSQDNVSSVTLSAPVEANQKPSMWGSTPEASQTPKTPTVAAAGFGKQSTEAVFGDVPTQANGSSQEDKPFGFPFGAAKESQRQDSDPSQNLFFQIMSQNQSITQGQSKAFTSLSECLNKEPPSLFKPAAPSEGFKKAVVASASAGLFGSAPASGLAPVKEQPKVPDIKPAGNGILLNKPFGAAVEAHGKLPTAFPSAIGQAASSAEALKPALGLGASGGIRNVNSSSPVSGFGLLAGNKVSETHQNLFLQATKETNPFFAYGGAVSHSSFSALSTPKSSSALSASAVSPSGSSSLLSQDPPGGDAKPNLFTMAEPPKGILAPQFPSPALATTPSFTSVAQDGQQTSKPNKEGSDVTPGTQGQGASVPLDQNKFNLEERSQSTKRDSESSSNSDLSDLSEAEDNSGQNQKPGVPAAVEENKKTQAAAKSRPRSKPFKAGQSVLKDQSKVRRLKQSGESFLQDGSCINVAPHLHKCRECRLERYRKSREDSDDDDPNVACRFFHFRRLAFTKKGVLRVEGFLSPQQSDSMAMGLWLPSLAAKEGLDLDTSKYILANVGDQFCQLVMSEKEAMMMVEPHQKVAWKRAVRGVREMCDVCETTLFNIHWVCRKCGFGVCLDCYRLRKNRPPEVDDSPEEEVFSWLKCAKGQPHEPQNLMPTQIIPGTALYSIGDMVHAARGKWGIKANCPCTSRHNKPLVRPSAPNGLSQSGAANSVGNGATSTSATARPNGEPAAGAVIKTEPVEETGSADTTSGASGTNSSTSSPAPAPSPVKDGKGTSSALHWLADLATQKEPKESLRSMMGRDSRAPFGLDAFGTLSKPSGSSPKLFNSLLLGAGPSQPKAEGTSLRDLLNSGPGKLPQGPAEGGVPFPSVFSTAGQADKMKGGLPNFLDHIIASVVETKKAEGRRASGSAEGGESGTVPRREGLMGLSVLDPHTSHSWLCDGRLLCLQDPSNSNNWKIFRECWKQGQPVLVSGIHRKLKENLWKPESFSEEFGDQDVDLVNCRNCAIISDVKVRDFWDGFQVISKRLQGGDGQPMVLKLKDWPPGEDFRDMMPTRFDDLMDNLPLPEYTKRDGRLNLASRLPNFFVRPDLGPKMYNAYGLISTEDRKVGTTNLHLDVSDAVNVMVYVGVPEGDGDHENKADLAGFKEVMQTIEEGDVDDMTKRRVYEAKEKPGALWHIYAAKDAEKIRELLRKVGEEQGQENPPDHDPIHDQSWYLDQTLRRRLYEEYGVQGWSIVQFLGDAVFIPAGAPHQVHNLYSCIKVAEDFVSPEHVKHCFRLTQEFRHLSTTHTNHEDKLQVKNIIYHAVKDAVGTLKAHEPKLGRS; the protein is encoded by the exons ATGGGGGACTCGCTCGGTCTGATCGGGAAgcggctgctgctgctgctcaaTGACGGGGGCTCCGCGGCGGCAGCGGCGGGCGGTGAGATGGAGCAGGCGGCCTGGCTCCGCGGAACCGTTCGGGCGGTCAGTGTGATCGGGCTGGCGAGCCCGGGGGTGGAG GTGTTTGTAGAATTTGACGACAGCCCGTGGCGGCAGCGCTCATGGGTGCAGGTGTACGGGGATGAGGTGCGTGCCGTTCTCATGGAGAGTGCCATCGTATGGGCCAACTGCAGCGATCCATCGCTCTCTGCTACTCAGTGGCCTGCCTTG ATGTTCAAGCCGCTGGTTGACCGTGTGGGTTTGGGACCCCTGGTTCCTGTGGAGTTCTTCGGTGCGAGATCTTTGACGTTTCTCCCTAATGGGAGTTCACTGCACACTTTTGAG ACTGAAAAAGATTTTAGACACTCTTTGCTACAAGAGCAGCCAGCACTTCAAGCTGCCATCAGCAGCTGGCACAGTGACTCTGAGTTGCAGGAGATCCTGCGGAAAG GATCTTACACTATTCAGGGTCGGAGAGTGCAGGTGTACCAACCGGAGTTTGGTGAGCCCTGGGCCCTGGGACTCGTATCTCAGCATGATCCAGTTTCACACATTATGGAGATTACCATGGACCAGGTCCGTGTGAAA GGTGAAGAGACACAAGTTGTCGACCCTCGGGTTATTCATGTAATGCTTGCTGTGGAACAATTAGAGGAG AGCCCAGATCGACGCAAGAAGGAGGGTGATGGTGGGAAAGGCGAGGGCAGTCGGCGGCGCCGGACGGCATCTGAGGGAGATGAAGACGTTACTCTGAAACGTTTCAAAGGAGCTGGGGAGGGCGTTTCTGACAGCCAGAATGGGAATGGCTCCAACAAGGACGCTGAGGCTATG CAGGAGCACTCCCACATAAGGAGCACAGGTTTTGTCAAGGAGAACGGCAGTTTTGTCCCAAACCAAGAAAGGATATCATCTTCAGTATCAGCGGTGCTTCCTGCGTCCACTCCAACACCACCTCCATTGAAGCCTGCCCCGTCGCCCTTTTCTAACACTTTTCCTTCTTTGGGTCAAATGCCCAGCTTGGTGCCCGGGGCCCCTGCCCCTAAATCGTCTCCCACACTCCCAGCGGCCGAGAGGGAAGAGGGAGGTGTGCTTTCAGGGTATCCTAAAACAGCTGCCCTGGTGTCTCCAGGTCCTGTGACCATTTCATCACCTTCCCAAGATAATGTTTCAAGTGTGACCCTCTCTGCACCTGTAGAAGCAAACCAAAAGCCCAGTATGTGGGGATCAACTCCAGAAGCAAGCCAG ACCCCCAAGACCCCCACTGTAGCTGCTGCAGGATTTGGTAAACAGTCAACTGAGGCAGTGTTTGGGGATGTTCCCACACAGGCCAATGGTTCTTCCCAGGAGGACAAGCCTTTTGGCTTTCCTTTTGGAGCTGCGAAGGAGTCGCAGAGGCAGGACTCTGATCCCTCACAGAACCTGTTCTTCCAAATCATGTCTCAGAACCAGAGTATCACGCAAGGCCAGTCAAAGGCCTTCACGTCCTTGTCCGAGTGCCTGAACAAGGAGCCGCCCAGCCTGTTCAAGCCTGCCGCTCCCTCCGAGGGCTTCAAAAAGGCAGTTGTGGCTTCTGCATCCGCTGGACTGTTTGGTTCAGCACCTGCTAGTGGCCTGGCACCAGTGAAAGAGCAGCCAAAAGTGCCTGATATCAAGCCTGCAGGCAATGGGATCCTTTTGAACAAGCCTTTCGGAGCAGCAGTGGAGGCGCACGGCAAACTCCCAACCGCTTTTCCCTCAGCCATAGGTCAAGCTGCGAGCTCTGCAGAGGCTCTGAAACCTGCTTTGGGATTAGGTGCCAGCGGTGGGATTAGAAATGTTAACAGCTCGAGCCCAGTCAGCGGTTTTGGGCTGCTTGCTGGCAACAAGGTTTCAGAAACTCACCAGAACCTTTTCCTCCAGGCCACGAAGGAGACAAATCCATTTTTTGCTTACGGCGGAGCTGTTTCGCACAGCTCTTTTAGTGCGTTGTCAACTCCAAAGTCGTCATCTGCGCTGTCCGCGTCTGCTGTTTCACCTTCAGGCAGCTCCAGTCTGCTTAGTCAAGATCCTCCTGGTGGTGATGCCAAACCAAATCTGTTCACCATGGCAGAACCTCCTAAGGGAATCTTGGCCCCCCAGTTCCCTTCTCCTGCTCTCGCGACCACTCCATCATTCACTTCGGTTGCCCAGGATGGACAACAGACGTCCAAACCAAACAAAGAAGGTTCAGATGTCACCCCGGGAACCCAAGGCCAAGGTGCCTCTGTGCCCTTAGACCAAAACAAGTTTAACTTGGAGGAACGCAGTCAGTCCACCAAAAGAGATTCAGAGTCTAGTAGCAACAGTGACCTGTCTGATTTGAGTGAGGCTGAGGACAACTCAGGCCAGAACCAGAAACCTGGGGTTCCCGCAGCCGTTGAGGAGAACAAGAAGACCCAGGCTGCGGCTAAGAGCCGGCCGCGGAGCAAACCCTTCAAAG CGGGACAGTCCGTGTTGAAGGACCAGAGTAAGGTTCGGCGCTTGAAGCAGTCCGGAGAGTCTTTTCTGCAAGACGGCTCTTGCATTAATGTGGCGCCCCACCTGCACAAGTGCCGCGAGTGCCGTTTGGAGCGCTACAGGAAATCCCGTGAGGACTCAGACGATGACGATCCAAACGTGGCCTGCCGATTCTTCCATTTCCGCAG GCTGGCTTTCACTAAGAAGGGAGTCCTTCGTGTGGAAGGTTTTCTGAGCCCGCAGCAGAGTGACAGCATGGCGATGGGGCTGTGGCTCCCCTCTCTCGCGGCAAAGGAAGGACTTGACTTGGATACGtccaaatatattttagcaaaCGTGGGTGACCAGTTTTGCCAACTGGTCATGTCAGAGAAAGAGGCCATGATGATGGTAGAGCCCCATC AAAAAGTGGCATGGAAGCGAGCTGTGAGAGGAGTGAGAGAAATGTGCGACGTGTGTGAAACAACGCTGTTCAACATCCACTGGGTGTGTCGCAAATGCGGCTTCGGCGTTTGTCTCGACTGCTACCGGCTACGCAAGAACAGGCCACCTGAAG TAGACGACAGTCCTGAAGAAGAGGTGTTCTCATGGCTAAAATGTGCTAAAGGTCAGCCACACGAACCACAGAACCTCATGCCCACTCAAATTATACCCGGCACAG CCTTGTACAGCATAGGTGACATGGTACACGCAGCCAGAGGTAAATGGGGGATCAAAGCAAACTGCCCCTGCACTAGTCGGCATAACAAACCCTTGGTGCGGCCCAGTGCTCCAAATGGCCTTTCACAG TCGGGTGCAGCTAACAGTGTGGGAAATGGAGCCACTTCCACTTCAGCCACAGCCCGTCCAAATGGTGAACCTGCAGCGGGTGCAGTAATCAAAACAGAGCCTGTTGAAGAGACGGGCAGTGCTGACACAACGTCAGGCGCCAGTGGGACAAACAGCAGCACTTCTAGCCCTGCTCCTGCCCCGTCACCAGTGAAAGATGGCAAGGGCACTTCCTCAGCCCTTCACTGGCTGGCTGACCTGGCCACGCAAAAGGAGCCCAAAG AGTCTCTGCGCTCCATGATGGGTCGTGACTCACGTGCTCCGTTTGGTCTGGATGCCTTTGGCACCCTTTCCAAACCCTCAGGGTCTAGTCCCAAGCTCTTCAACAGTCTGCTGCTGGGCGCTGGCCCTTCCCAACCCAAAGCAGAGGGCACTAGCCTCCGAGATCTGCTGAACTCTGGTCCTGGGAAGCTCCCGCAAGGTCCTGCCGAGGGAGGTGTTCCTTTCCCTTCGGTGTTCTCCACTGCTGGT CAGGCTGATAAAATGAAGGGAGGTCTTCCTAACTTCCTGGATCATATCATTGCATCAGTGGTAGAGACGAAGAAGGCAGAGGGTCGACGCGCGTCGGGGTCAGCAGAAGGCGGCGAATCGGGTACTGTTCCTCGCAGAGAGGGCTTGATGGGTCTCAGTGTATTAGACCCCCATACATCCCACTCCTGGCTGTGTGACGGCCGTTTGCTCTGCCTGCAGGACCCCAGCAACAGCAACAACTGGAAAATCTTCAGAGAGTGCTGGAAACAAGGACAG CCTGTGCTGGTCTCAGGCATTCACAGGAAGCTGAAGGAAAACTTATGGAAGCCGGAGTCCTTCAGCGAGGAGTTTGGAGACCAGGATGTGGACCTGGTCAACTGTAGGAACTGCGCCATCATCTCTGATGTCAAAGTCCGAGACTTCTGGGATGGCTTCCAGGTCATTTCCA AGCGCTTGCAGGGTGGAGATGGCCAACCTATGGTACTAAAACTTAAAGACTGGCCTCCTGGAGAAGATTTTAGAGACATGATGCCCACTCG GTTTGATGATCTCATGGATAACCTTCCTCTGCCAGAGTACACAAAGAGAGATGGCCGTCTCAACTTGGCCTCTCGTCTTCCAAACTTCTTTGTTCGGCCAGATCTGGGTCCTAAAATGTACAATGCCTACG GTCTGATCTCCACAGAAGACAGGAAGGTTGGCACCACTAACCTGCATCTGGACGTATCCGATGCAGTCAACGTAATGGTATATGTGGGCGTCCCAGAAGGAGACGGTGACCATGAAAATA AAGCAGACCTCGCTGGATTCAAAG AGGTGATGCAGACCATTGAAGAGGGAGATGTGGATGACATGACTAAGAGAAGAGTCTATGAGGCAAAGGAGAAACCTGGAGCGCTCTGGCACATCTACGCCGCCAAAGACGCAGAGAAGATCCGCGAGCTCCTGCGAAAG GTTGGAGAGGAACAAGGTCAGGAGAACCCACCAGACCATGATCCAATCCATGACCAGAGCTGGTACCTGGATCAGACGCTGCGTCGCAGGCTGTACGAGGAGTATGGAGTCCAGGGCTGGTCCATAGTGCAGTTTTTGGGAGATGCCGTGTTCATCCCAGCTGGAGCGCCACATCAG GTGCACAACCTGTACAGCTGTATCAAGGTCGCGGAGGACTTTGTTTCTCCCGAGCATGTGAAGCACTGTTTTAGACTGACGCAGGAGTTCCGCCACCTTTCCACCACTCACACTAACCATGAAGACAAGCTTCAG GTGAAGAACATCATCTACCATGCAGTGAAGGATGCTGTGGGAACACTAAAAGCCCATGAGCCTAAGCTAGGCCGCTCTTAG